In the Arachis ipaensis cultivar K30076 chromosome B04, Araip1.1, whole genome shotgun sequence genome, CAGGATGTTCGCCATTCTGATGAAGATGCTGTTGGATATTGAGGATGATCCTGCTTGGCACAGTGTTGAGACAGAGGACGAAGATGCCGGCGAAACAAGTAACTACAGTGCTGAGACAGAGAACTGCACGCCTGATATTTTAACACCCTACTTGGAtggtgatgagtttggaaaactccaaattaaattgatgatgatcaaacattattaaaataattaattacaaaattattaatttgatcttcaattcacatttgttaattaataattttgtttgtGCAGATTTGTATTGGGCACAAAAGCAATCAAAGCCCAAATcgtgttaaaataatatattcagcCTTGTGCAATATGTTATATAATATATGGCTGAATTGTTATATTTGTTGGGCCAGTAAAACCATTTTGAAGCCCAACAAAGATGGTTGGCCCGAAATTAAAAAGGAATTGGGTCAAGGTTTAAGCTACccatttaaaatgataaaatccatttcttcaaatattttgctgcatgcttccaacggatctcatTTTCATCATATGGTGGATTTTAAACTTATTCAATTATCATTAAATGCCTTGGTAAATGGAAAGAGAAAATCTGATTTGATGGCATTTATTGAGTTATGCACGTTACAAGGCAAAGGCATGGGAAGTGGgattaattgattttaattgattataatttatatcacaCATTACTttcattgcttttcttttttctactctctcttctctctctttgcaTTCGGTCACCTCACTGTTAGAGAAGAAGATGGTAGAAGCAAGTAATCTGAAGAAGGAAGCAGAGGCTAGGTATGGGTAATGTAAACCTAActcattttcattttcttctttaattacattgCAAGTTTTTCTCAGTCCTCTATCCTCTCTCTTTCGGTCTTGTCTAGCAGGAAAGGAGGGGTGAAGCAAGCTATCAGTAAAAATCACAGAGAATCTAGTTGCAAGGAAGAGGCCATTGTGATTATGGcatcaagaaaaaagaaaatctgaAGTATGGAGTGGCTGAGATCTTTGTAACAAAAGGTAAGGTGTGGTGAAGAAGTCTCAAGCCTTCCATAACCAAAAATGGAAGAGATCCattcggtcagaggaagaagatccttggaggcatggctcgtctctacctttgctcaaccactacaggaggtagctactgtagctacgtggaggatgAGGCAGAGGATAAGAGCAGGAGGAGCTGTCATcatcaagaactcatcaagggctaggaatccttcttggagtgaaagtcaagatggaaggcccggattgatgaagattggtgacaaggaaagacacagaggtaattgcatgttgggttttacattcggttttctctcctctctctctggccgaaccagttttggtttgaagaagaagaagtttagcttggttcaacagtttcaaccgtggaggcttccccttctataaataagggagaacagccagggcttgaagcaaggagcgAGAGTGCAAGGcatagagttctcatagctacctaagctaacagaagttcttctccttcaatgttcttcattttgtaatttttctgtttaattttgtctgtcttgagtctcatgaaaaaaggcaaactgtgaggtttgtatgaaaaatccATAGAGCAAAAAAAGACAGAgtgcacaaaattaaaagaaaagccatagatgtccttagaggtcttttgtacatctgtgttgtgttttatgattctgtgggaatccccttgcaagttagattagcacttagcagttgaaagcttggcagtgaccaagtcaagttcaggattggggattagattctggacttgtcccggataggaagagtagttcctagggagaattggtgtatgtaatcatgatgattatagtgaaattccatcattgttgtgatggagactagatgtaggctgcattgcacttagcagctgaaccaggatacatcttagtgtgattttctctctcttctactccatttctgttttctgctgcgtaggagacaaaactgaaaaatatctcttggctggttacgagacaaaaagaaaaagtctcttgACTAGGCACGAGACAAAAATAAGAAATATCTCCTCAAGTGTTCTGAAAGGACAGCAAGTGTTATCAAGCAAAaatgggctaagattcaaccccctcttCTCTTAGCCATTGATAAACCATCAGATGGAATTGTTAGCAAGTTGCTTGTAATTCTTCAGGTATGTTTATTCATTTCGAATGCTCATTACAGTTTCATTACAGTTTCATTTGACTGGTGAATCAGATGCATTGATAATTTTACTTAGGCAAGATAAATCCAACTAAGTTTTGTTTATTCATTATACTATTATAGTATGGAGACCATCACTCTTGGAGACAAAAGAATTGATATCAAAACTAGTGTTCTGGAAGAAAAGGCCACAGCCTGTAACATGCTTTGCTGTTATGCTGATGAGTTGAAGGAAGGATTCTTTCCATGGATTGATCAGGTTAGACTGGGAACACTATAAAAGTTAATAACACCTTTACATATTGCACTTTGTTTATAGAAACATCTTTTTCTGAGTATTAAATTGCATGTGGGACATGTTGCAGGAACTTTAGTTCCACTTCTTAAATTTTACTTCCATGAGGAGGTTAGAAAAGCAGCCATTTCAGGTATAAGAATGATTTTTCCTTTGCATCTTTTTTTGTTAACAATTTTCCTCTGCTCATTAAGTTGCTTTATGCCATTATCCCAACTGTTTTTAATGGTTATGATTTCTTATATCATTTTAGCAATGTCGGAGCTATTACGTTCTGCAAAGTTGGCTATTGAAGGGCAATCTCAAGGTCGGGATGCATCCTATTTGAAATTTTTGAGTGACAGTATCATCCCCAGCTCTGGTGGACGCTTTACATAAGGTATTCCGTGTACAAGTTTATCTGTTCTTAGATGCATCTATATGGAATTCATTAGGTTTTTATAGCATGAGTAAGTTGTTATTATGATCTGAATCCTTAGGGGGTTGTTGATCAGTCTCGAAATATCATATAAGCTGAGGTGTTCCTTTGTGAGTGCAGTATGGACTTTTTTGTTAGTTTAGGAGACCTAGTCTAGGCATGAATTTGATAACCAAGCTTAATATAAGGTTATATTGGGTAGACTTTGCCTGGCCAATAAAAGGTGATTTGATTGAGGCCAAAGTTGTCCATGATCAACTTTGTTCCATGGTTGAAAGGTAAGGAACTCAAATTTTCCCTTTTAGTTTCCTAATGCAGTCCCACATTTACTCTTTTTTAGTTTCAGTTTTTGCTGAGGTTAGTTTTTATCAAGCATTTGCTGCTTTGATGTGCCAATgcatatttgatttgatttaatttgattttctatttagtGTTGCCTATTTTATGTGATGTAGGTTTTGTGTGCTGGAAAAGACCTCGCAACGGAACAAACTGCTGGCCGCATGATTAATCTTCTTAGACAGCTTCAGCAAACTTTACCGCCTGCAACTCTTGCTTCTACTTGGTCATCTCTGTAGCCACAACAACAGCTTGCATTGCAATCCATCCTTTCTTCATAGTTTCCATGGTTTTGCTTCCTTGAAGTCTATCCTTTCTTGATAGCGTCACATCTGAGTTCCACTGCATTAGAGCTCAAGCTTCAGGTGATTCAGATAGAACTGTTAGATATATAATTTTGCTATACATGTTTGGTTTGTGTTGATGATCACTAATATGAATGTTAATATTTATACTCTATACAAGGTTCAACAAAAATTGAGGGGATTCCTGAGAAAACAGATTCCAAGGATGATAACTTAGTATTTGTTGCTGGTGCTACTGGTAGAGTTGGTTCAAGAACTATTAGGTAcatttgtaagtactctttaattcacTTGTTCTTTAAGAAGAAACTTCCTTTCTTTAAAATGCTGACTAGTGATAGTTTCATTTCAGAGAGCTTATAAAACTTGGATTTAAAGTAAGAGCTAGAGTGAGGAGTGCTGAGAGAGCTGGTCTACTAATCAAGGTACAGGTTTTATCTTATGAACAAGATTTGGTATCCATTAGTGCTTGACATGAAAAGGATGTGCATTAAGATATAGAACATATGCAGAGTGTTGAGCAAATGAAGCTTGATGATGGAACAAGTGGAGGGAGTCAAGGTAAGACAAGAAAGTTTATGGATTTCATGATTTGTGTAGGTTTGGCAATAAAGAAAATGCTGATGTATTGAATAACAAGACAATGTTTTTGGTTTTTAGCCCAGCTGTAGAGAAGCTTGAAATTGTGGAATGTGATTTGGAAAAACCAGATCAAATTGGACCAGCACTGGGGAATGCATCAACAGTTATATGTTCTATTGGTGCTAGTGAGAAGGAAGTTTTTGACATCACTGGCCCTTGTAGAATCGATTATCGCGCCACCAAAAGCCTTATTGATGCTGGTAAGACAAGATTCTTCACTCTTATGTTAAGATCTTGTTAAGTCCTAATCTTAAAACACAAAACTGTCATAACAATTTGTTCCTTGTTATTTGGTTAAGACTAATGTCTTAATATGATGAAAACTCAAAATGGTTTTGTTTTTTCTATGATGCAGCAACTGTTGCCAAAGTAATCACTTCATACTGGTTACTTCATTGAGAACAAACAAATTTAGTTTACCTGCAACTATTCTCAAGTGAGCATTAATGAAATTCTTTCTGATATTATCATATTTTAACAAGAAGTTCAACTGATTGCTGAATTTCCGATCTTAAAGTCTGTTTTTAAGTATCAACTTCATATTGAAAATAGTACTGCATGTGATTTTTCACTTTTAAGATTATGATGGTAGTTATGCCATAAAGCAGGATCCTAACTGTCTAAAACTATTTACATTGTTCTTCAGATAGTGAGACCTAGAGGTATGGAGCGGCCGACGGATTCTTACAAGGAAACTTATAACCTAACACTATCAACAGAAGACACTTTATTTGGGGGTCAAGTATCAAACCTTCAGGTGCTTAACATGTAAACTTTTGTGCTAATTTCCAATTTTGTAAAACTAGTCCTATGAATGACAGAGCAAAAGTAACAAGTTCTGTTTTATGGTAGGTGGCAGAACTTATGGCAGTCATGGCCAAGAACCCTGATCTTGCATATTGTAAAATAGTGGAGGTAGTAGAAGAGACAACTGCGCCGCTGAATCCCACAGAAGAGCTTCTTGCAAAGATATCATCTCAAAGACCTTATATTTCTTCACCAAAGGTATGTCCTTTCTTACATTACAAGTTATGACAAAGAAAAAAATTACCCCACTGCTATAACTATACTAAGATATAATTTATGATTCATTGTTTATTGATGTTTAAACTATGATTTTCTATTGATGTTTAAACTGCTTTGGATTGCAATCCTTTAGAATTTGTGCAAGATATTATATTGATGTTTAAACTATGATTTTCTGTTATATTAGGAGTCCAAGTGAAGTCAAGTAGTTCTAGTGCAGTTCCACTATCACCGCCACCGTCGCCATCCTCAATCTCTTCGGATGAggactatgatgatgatgatgaggatgaagatgacactgaagactatagctgatagttttagtatggttgaacaatatactaggaattatagttgacgatcaatacactttgtttatgttttgaattatattaacttgcttgtttataatacttgtcttttagtttgataatacgatgaatttgtttattttttgaaatattataaatattcgaatacaaattagataaaaatttgtattaaatttatatttattttgtatgaaaataagtttattttgtaattggaaaaatctaaaaaaaaattctattttaccttactgacggatttacagacagattttctgtctgtaatcagagtgtgagatgatttcccaaagttcaaattacagacagaaaatttgtcgaaaaattcgtctgtaattacagacggaaaattcgtctaaaaatccgtatgtaattacagacagaaaatccgtcggaaagtttGTCGTTTTCgaaaaatggatggagaatttataGAAGAAAAATCCGCCGATAACTGGTAAAAattcgtcggtaaataattttcgacgGAACTTTTACAGaaggacaaaatccgtcggtaattttttcggtaaccaaaaatctgtttgtaataaagactaaatctattTATAAATCTATCtatattaatccattttctaatTGTGTAATCCACTTCTGTCCTTATCCCATACTTTAGTAACACAACGCGATCCCTGTTTGTATATGCACCATGTATAAAACAATTCAttacttatttaaaaattatttcccCCAAATAATATCATTATTCGAAACCTACTAAGATGCTTCTTCTTGAGCCCAAACACAtttttaatctttgttctctcGTTCTCAGGGTAAGATTGGGACCCAACGGACCGGTTTAACAAAGAAGAAAATGATTAAGCAAGACTTTTGTACGCTAAATATTATAAGAGGAATAaacattgaaaattaatttttaattaattactattaattaaattttttaaaataaaaattcttatcttttaaaCAANNNNNNNNNNNNNNNNNNNNNNNNNNNNNNNNNNNNNNNNNNNNNNNNNNNNNNNNNNNNNNNNNNNNNNNNNNNNNNNNNNNNNNTTTTTAAGTAATAGttaaaaatttgaattccacGTAATAATTCATTAATAAATAGTAGATTAATTTTTAACTTATCTAACACAAAGATATcatgagaaataaaaataataataataatctaaaTCCTATATGTATAGCTGTTAAAATTAGACCAAATCATTTGGTTCGATTGAAAAAATATTGAACTGGACTCTAAAACgatcaaaatcaaacaaaatcgATCAAAATCAGTAATTTGACCGGTTCTATATTATGCATATATGCATCAATAACTTTAtttaaaagtgaaaaataataataagaaaaagtGTAGAGAGCTATAAATATAAGAATACATTTCATACCTAGTACACGTATGTATTTGAAAAACGTAGGATCTAAGATTGTTTTCTTCAGTTAAGTTTGGCAACTAGCTGCCGTATATACAGAACCACAAaatcactttctctctctctctctctgttgcTGACAACTACTTAGCTTCATCTGAAACTTCCTTCCTTCCTTCACTCACAACAAGGCGCATACCTTTCCTTCCCTCTCTTATTATTatactctctcttctcttctcttctcttcttccctctttgCATGCGCCACCACCAAAATGGGGAACCTTTGTGCTCTCCTCAAACAAAAACCTTTACCATCCACAAACAACTCCAAGAAGCTTCGTTCTTCAAACGCTGCTGCTTCAAGCAACCGCTGGTCAAGGACGCGTTCCTCCCGCAAAGACAAGTTTGATGATGCTTCCATTCGAGAACAAGCCATAGCTGCTGCAATACTGTTCAAGCAGCACCAGCAGCAGCTACAAAATGGTGCTGCCGCTTTTGATCGTTCTACCTCTCTAAGGTACCCCAATGGCTCTTCAAAGAAGAATGCTTTACCTAGAAGCTCTAGTTCCAGAGCCAGGTCCCTCACTGACCCTTTGCTTCAGCCTCACCAGCTTGTTAATCAGGTTTGTTCATACAAAACCAGAGGGGaaagaaaaggtttttttttttttttgtggttttGAAGGATTGAAACTTGATCATGGTATTGAAACAACTGCTTGATTTAATTGTTTGCTATTTTCATATAAGCTGATTTGGTAAAGTTGCATAATTTAGTGATTTAGCCAGTTTTGGATTAGGTGTAATGGACTAATGGGGTCTCTCTctttttttgtaattattattttAGCTTCCTTGTTGATcggttattttaattaaaaaaactggTTTGATTTTCTGGGCTTCTGATTTCTGTTATTTATAATGAATAGTGATCATATTTTCTATCATGGCCTTAAAATAATGAAGAGGGAAATGATGCGTTTGGGGAATGGAATAAGATATTGAGATGAAACAATTATGTGGTGATTGGTTTCTGTGATGATCAGTTTTTCTTGGACTGACACAAGAACAGTGGtttgggaaagaaaagaaaatcactTGTGTTTGATATGTATGCATCCTCTTCTCCTAGTTCAAGACGTAATTTTTAAGGAACGTGTAAGAGAATTTTTCTTGGCGGCTTGTCCTACGTGTGTTCAAAACTTCAAATATGTTGTGTTTCATTCATTGAATTGAGGATGTGAGGTTTGACCTTTCAAGTGTTTTCTACTGCAAGTTGTGTATAGCTTTGAAGGTAACCTTGTTTTGGCTCTTTCTTATGACAAAACAGAGATATTATGGTGACAAAGACATGGTTTCTAAAATAATAATTGACATTCAGAATCTAAGTATTGAGGATGCAATGACTGTATAGTGTCATTTTCAAACAAAAAAATGTATTAAGAATTTCTAGCTTCCTTGATTCGGATTCTGTTGAATGTGTTTAttcacttatttattttttatctattgCAGAAATTGGTGTACTGCTATTAGAGCAAACTATGATTATTTAGTTCTCATTTTTCGAACTCAAATAATAGGAGTTATTCTTTTCTTATCAATTTGACAGGGTATAAAGGTTGATGATCTCGAGACGAATCATTTTGTTCTTGTTCATGGAGGTGGTTTTGGTGCCTGGTGTTGGTACAAAACTATAGCACTTCTAGAAGAAGCTGGTTATAAAGTATCCGCCATAGATTTAACCGGTTCTGGAGTTCATTCATTTGACACAAACAACATAAAGAGCCTCTCACAATATGTGAAGCCACTTACTGACTTTGTTGAAAAACTTCCTGAAGGAGAAAAGGTGCTTATTTCATTACATGCTCATTTTATAAATGATGGACTGTTCTATGTTAATTTGTATCTTTTTTGGCTGTGTTTGAGAGTTTCCGATTCTTAAAACAGGTAATCTTGGTTGGACATGATTTTGGCGGGGCATGTATATCGTATGCGATGGAGCTGTTTCCTCATAAGGTTTCCAAGGCTGTGTTTATTGCTGCGGCAATGCTAACAAGTGGACAAAGTACTCTGGATATCATTTCTCAAAAGGTTTTCCATTCTTGCTACCATTACATCTTATTTTTCACCTGTTCTTTGGTTGGATTTGTGGGCATAATATGCTTCAATTGCATGCTAAACTGATGAACTTGCTGTCTTTTGATGAAGAATGTTTATATCTTACAAGGAACTAGTGAATTTGAGAACAGAGAATTAACATGtccttttattgatgattttccTTCTGGCTATCTGTTGCAGGAAGGTTCAGATGATCTTATGCAACAAGCACAAATTTTTCTGTATGCAAATGGGAATGATCATCCTCCCACTGCTTTCGATCTTGACAAGTCGTTGTTGAGGGATTTGTTATTCAATCAAAGTCCTGCCAAAGTAAGTTTCAATGTTACTCGAAAATGTTTCTTCtactgttatatatatatatatatatgaatgagaggactcttttctttttgtttctgtaAGAATGACAGATATATCGAACCAAGAAAGTTTTTCTAAAGTGATAGTTATAGAGGGAGCAATCGGTTAATCAGATGCGAGTTGGAATTGAccatcttttctctttttctctcttaatgCAGGATGTTGCATTAGCATCTGTTTCGATGAGGCCAACTCCATTTGCACCGGTTTTAGAGAAACTTTCCCTTTCCGACCTCAAATATGGTATCGTAAGGCGATTCTACATAGAAACTCTTGAAGACAATGCCATAACCATCACTCTCCAGGAAGCCATGATAAATGCAAGCCCTCCTGAAAAGGTTTTTCGTTTGAAAGGTGCGGATCATTCTCCCTTTTTCTCGAAGCCTCAAGCCCTGCACAAGTTACTTGTAGAAATCTCAAAGATCCTTTGATGATAACATTCATCTACATAAGTTGTTTGTGAAGCCAACTCCATACCAAAAGCTCCAATAACATCATATAGGAATGTGTTATTGTGTGCAAGTTACAGGTTTCATTCTTCTTTTCCattgtttttttatttaattctttTTGAGTTAAAAACCTGTAACTTGTAAAAGATAGTACTTGCAACATAAAATCCATGGTATATTGCTGAGTATTactagtgaaaaaaaaaagtgttaagaTTTGCTGAGGAGAAGATCTCTTAATTGGGATATTCTTGCATAGACACAGGTTTACCACATTATTTCTAGGTGCATTCATAATAAAAGTAGGTCTCACTaactttatttaaatataattacgATTCAGGATTCTATCACAACTTTTTATTTGATTGTGTCAAAGATGACATGTTAGACTTGTGTCTACAGAAGAATTGTTTCGATCAGAATTAGTCATAACAATAATGATGGAGATACTTAAAATACAAGGTGAAAACTTAGGTGaagttgacttcacgtgaagttaatatttgagagccattagatgaaaatttagtcaaatcagtcaaatcatctaacgactctcaggtatcaactttacgtgaagtcgactgcacctgagtttttaccaaaatacaaaattaaaatccaaaatcTACTTCTCCATAGCATGGGATCATGCCTATGCACATTGCAAAGGAGGAAAAGTCTTTGCATGAATTGTGTTCTACATTCTTTTTTTGATGGTCTAACATGGCTGGCATGTGTTATGTTCTACtttctctccctctttctctTCCTTTTCCTACATACTTTTCCCAacattttaatatttttccactctAATTATAATAGATGGAAACTGTTAGCAAAATGAATAAAGAAATTCGTTGTGCTTTACAAATGTTCAATGAAAGTTAAGATGTTTTAACTACTTAATTAATCTCTTGATTTTGTTGATATCTCGTGTGAGAACACGTTTGATATGTTGTTGACCTTTTGAGATACCATTGGAATGGAGAAAGAAACTCAGATTAATATAATATAAACCTTTTTGAGGTATCAAATATtgaatttttcattaaaaaaaattaacaatgcTTTATAAGATTATTAAAAAGTATTCATCAAATTAACTAATATGATGAGTCTACTATAATATTCTCTAACGCCGAGATTTTTCTTCTCACGTTTAAGCATCATTCATGAACATACAATTTGTAAAGTCCATATGGTTTTTCATTGAATTTGACTTCTAATATACGATGAATGAGAAAGTGAAATAGTAgtatttcttttaataaaatgAAAGTTGTCAATGACCTCTCTTTGAATTTCTTTTGCGCCTGGAACACTCCctctaattaattaatcaattacaTATTTGACATTGCTGTTGtggataaaaaaaatacaaaatagtaTTTGTACACTGAAATTATTTactatgtatttgtgtataaataaatatttgtgtagtttaatttatttttaatgtatcttttatattctaatatatattctatcttggtaactgattttaatatacacTCAATATGATtgggaaaaaaaaattagaatctaAATATGGTGAAAACTCAGATGTAGTCAActcgtgaagttgatagttgaaagccgttaaatgatttgactaaattttcatttaatagctctcaattatcaactttacataaagttgactgcacctgagtttctacTTTAAACATAGTGCGTTCGTGGAATTAAATATTGAACGTGAGATTATATTGGTATAGTAGTAGCTGTGGGTGGTGACATTCA is a window encoding:
- the LOC107637339 gene encoding uncharacterized protein LOC107637339; amino-acid sequence: METITLGDKRIDIKTSVLEEKATACNMLCCYADELKEGFFPWIDQKHLFLSIKLHVGHVAGTLVPLLKFYFHEEVRKAAISAMSELLRSAKLAIEGQSQVSVFAEVLCAGKDLATEQTAGRMINLLRQLQQTLPPATLASTCVTSEFHCIRAQASGSTKIEGIPEKTDSKDDNLVFVAGATGRVGSRTIRELIKLGFKVRARVRSAERAGLLIKSVEQMKLDDGTSGGSQAVEKLEIVECDLEKPDQIGPALGNASTVICSIGASEKEVFDITGPCRIDYRATKSLIDAATVAKVITSYWLLH
- the LOC107635430 gene encoding putative methylesterase 11, chloroplastic yields the protein MGNLCALLKQKPLPSTNNSKKLRSSNAAASSNRWSRTRSSRKDKFDDASIREQAIAAAILFKQHQQQLQNGAAAFDRSTSLRYPNGSSKKNALPRSSSSRARSLTDPLLQPHQLVNQGIKVDDLETNHFVLVHGGGFGAWCWYKTIALLEEAGYKVSAIDLTGSGVHSFDTNNIKSLSQYVKPLTDFVEKLPEGEKVILVGHDFGGACISYAMELFPHKVSKAVFIAAAMLTSGQSTLDIISQKEGSDDLMQQAQIFLYANGNDHPPTAFDLDKSLLRDLLFNQSPAKDVALASVSMRPTPFAPVLEKLSLSDLKYGIVRRFYIETLEDNAITITLQEAMINASPPEKVFRLKGADHSPFFSKPQALHKLLVEISKIL